One genomic segment of Sminthopsis crassicaudata isolate SCR6 chromosome 2, ASM4859323v1, whole genome shotgun sequence includes these proteins:
- the RPS24 gene encoding small ribosomal subunit protein eS24 isoform X4 encodes MTNRLLQRKQMVIDVLHPGKATVPKTEIREKLAKMYKTTPDVIFVFGFRTHFGGGKTTGFGMIYDSLDYAKKNEPKHRLARHGLYEKKKTSRKQRKERKNRMKKVRGTAKANVGAGKK; translated from the exons ATGACAAACAGACTTCTTCAGCGAAAACAGATG GTTATAGATGTCCTTCATCCTGGAAAGGCCACAGTGCCCAAGACTGAAATTCGAGAAAAACTGGCCAAGATGTACAAGACAACTCCAGACgtcatttttgtctttgggtTCAGAACCCATTTTGGTGGTGGCAAAACAACAGGCTTTGGCATGATTTATGATTCCCTTGACTATGCAAAGAAAAATGAGCCAAAACACAGACTTGCAAGG CATGGCTTgtatgagaagaaaaagacatcCAGAAAGCAGCGAAAGGAACGCAAGAACAGAATGAAGAAAGTCAGGGGTACTGCAAAGGCAAATGTCGGTGCTGGCAAAAAG TGA
- the RPS24 gene encoding small ribosomal subunit protein eS24 isoform X2 produces MLKLAGNRAPRANDTVTIRTRKFMTNRLLQRKQMVIDVLHPGKATVPKTEIREKLAKMYKTTPDVIFVFGFRTHFGGGKTTGFGMIYDSLDYAKKNEPKHRLARHGLYEKKKTSRKQRKERKNRMKKVRGTAKANVGAGKK; encoded by the exons ATGTTGAAACTAGCCGGGAACCGCGCTCCAAGAGCG AATGACACCGTAACCATCAGAACCAGGAAGTTCATGACAAACAGACTTCTTCAGCGAAAACAGATG GTTATAGATGTCCTTCATCCTGGAAAGGCCACAGTGCCCAAGACTGAAATTCGAGAAAAACTGGCCAAGATGTACAAGACAACTCCAGACgtcatttttgtctttgggtTCAGAACCCATTTTGGTGGTGGCAAAACAACAGGCTTTGGCATGATTTATGATTCCCTTGACTATGCAAAGAAAAATGAGCCAAAACACAGACTTGCAAGG CATGGCTTgtatgagaagaaaaagacatcCAGAAAGCAGCGAAAGGAACGCAAGAACAGAATGAAGAAAGTCAGGGGTACTGCAAAGGCAAATGTCGGTGCTGGCAAAAAG TGA
- the RPS24 gene encoding small ribosomal subunit protein eS24 isoform X1, producing MLKLAGNRAPRANDTVTIRTRKFMTNRLLQRKQMVIDVLHPGKATVPKTEIREKLAKMYKTTPDVIFVFGFRTHFGGGKTTGFGMIYDSLDYAKKNEPKHRLARHGLYEKKKTSRKQRKERKNRMKKVRGTAKANVGAGKKK from the exons ATGTTGAAACTAGCCGGGAACCGCGCTCCAAGAGCG AATGACACCGTAACCATCAGAACCAGGAAGTTCATGACAAACAGACTTCTTCAGCGAAAACAGATG GTTATAGATGTCCTTCATCCTGGAAAGGCCACAGTGCCCAAGACTGAAATTCGAGAAAAACTGGCCAAGATGTACAAGACAACTCCAGACgtcatttttgtctttgggtTCAGAACCCATTTTGGTGGTGGCAAAACAACAGGCTTTGGCATGATTTATGATTCCCTTGACTATGCAAAGAAAAATGAGCCAAAACACAGACTTGCAAGG CATGGCTTgtatgagaagaaaaagacatcCAGAAAGCAGCGAAAGGAACGCAAGAACAGAATGAAGAAAGTCAGGGGTACTGCAAAGGCAAATGTCGGTGCTGGCAAAAAG AAATGA
- the RPS24 gene encoding small ribosomal subunit protein eS24 isoform X3: protein MTNRLLQRKQMVIDVLHPGKATVPKTEIREKLAKMYKTTPDVIFVFGFRTHFGGGKTTGFGMIYDSLDYAKKNEPKHRLARHGLYEKKKTSRKQRKERKNRMKKVRGTAKANVGAGKKK, encoded by the exons ATGACAAACAGACTTCTTCAGCGAAAACAGATG GTTATAGATGTCCTTCATCCTGGAAAGGCCACAGTGCCCAAGACTGAAATTCGAGAAAAACTGGCCAAGATGTACAAGACAACTCCAGACgtcatttttgtctttgggtTCAGAACCCATTTTGGTGGTGGCAAAACAACAGGCTTTGGCATGATTTATGATTCCCTTGACTATGCAAAGAAAAATGAGCCAAAACACAGACTTGCAAGG CATGGCTTgtatgagaagaaaaagacatcCAGAAAGCAGCGAAAGGAACGCAAGAACAGAATGAAGAAAGTCAGGGGTACTGCAAAGGCAAATGTCGGTGCTGGCAAAAAG AAATGA